CGTCGGCCGTGGTCGCCTCAACAATCGGCAGTGCCACGCCCAGGTTTCGGGCTGTGCCGGGTAGCTCCTGGGCCAATAGTAGCCTGTGCATCGGGTTGCCCCGATTGACGAGGATCGCGACGGTTGAGGCGCCAGGAACCAGCTCCCGGAGAATATCGATCTGCTTTTCGAGCGTTACTCCCTGGGAGGTCGCAAGTCCCGTGACGTTGCCGCCTGGGCGCGCCAGGCTTTGCACGAGTCCGAGCCCAACAGGATCAAACACGGCCACGAACACGATCGGAATACTCGCTGTCGCCGATTTCAGGGCTTCGGTTGCGCGCGGTCCCGCGGCGATGAGCACATCGGGACGGAGAGCAATCAGGTCGGCGACCGAACCTGGCAGTCGGTCCGGGGGTTGGGAAAAGCGATGGTCGATCGCTAAATTTTTCCCGTCGATCCACCCGTGGCTTCGCAGCCCGTCAAACAACACCAGCTCGGCTTGATTGAGGGCCTGCGCGCTTCCATCGCCGACGGCAAGAAAGCCAAGCCGGCGGCGCTTCCCCTGCGCCCGAGAACGTCGTGGCGACACCAGCAGCGCCGCAGCAGCCGCAATGAACTCCCGCCGCTTCATTCGATCCTCATCGGAGCCTGAGGATGACGGGACGCAGCGTCTCACGTCCCGATAGGTGTTGCGCTCACAGCGGGTAGATGCGGGCTGGGACAGCTTCGGGCCACGCGCCCACATCGCCGGAAACGAGCGCCAGGTTTGGCACGTTGCGGCACGACTGGATCGGACTAGACGTCACGACTTGTCGTGCGCGTACTTCTCCAACAGCAGCCGATTATATTCATCTCTCACGGCTCGCCGCGAGACATGCCCTCTTCGGTCCTTGGCAATCCTCAGAAGATCGGGATCGGTCGGTGCCCGTGATTTCCGCCTAAACTTCGCAAAAAGTCGGGTCGCAGGCGCCGACGTCGTTCCAAACAGTCGGTCAAACCATCCCATCGTGTCCTCCCGGACAAACGCGAATTGGAACATTATCACCATGGATTTGGGGGTCAAACGGGCAGTGCAACTGCTTCTTCTAGAAGAGCTCGCCGCCGCATGGTCTGCAACGGCCGGCCGACCCCGGCCAATCCGACGCGCCCGGTTTCGGCAGCCACTGCTATTCTATCAGCAGCAGTCCGCGCCTCTTATCACCGTCGAATGTATTGACAGCGACGAACAGCCGCTTCCACTCGACCAGCCAAGGCTGGTAGTCGGAATTGACGTCGAGCACGAACACCAAATCCTCGGCTTCGAGATAACCGCCGATCGGCGAATGATGGCCAACACCGGCGCCAAAGATTGGCGCGCGTTCGAAATTCACGATGTAGCGCCTGTCGGGATCGTTGGAGCGACGCAGATGCTCCAGAAACTGGTCTTCGCTGAGATCGCGCAAGACCGTGACTTTCCGGCTGGTGTTGGCCCGGGCGACCTCGGCCAGCTCATCGAGCGAAAGGCCCAGAATGCACACGCCGGTCCAGCACCGCCCTGTGCCGGCCAGTACCTTGGCCTCCGTGCTTGCCGCCTCGCCAAGTGACCTGTACGCATTCGCAACGGCGGCAGGTCCGCAACGAGAACCATTGGATTGCCAATCAACGTATCTGTGGAATTTGGCGGCCACTGGCAGGTGCCACGCGCGTTCTATGAGCTCCGGTGTACGCGTCACCGAGGAGGCTACGGCTCCTGACGGCACGCGCGACTGGCCAACGACCAGAGCTCCGGCGCCCAGCAGACCCGCAGCGATCACCAAGCTGATGAAACTGACGTAGCGCCATCGCCTCATTGGCCTGAACCCTGGCGGCAATCACGACCGTGACGTCGGGGACACATCGGCCCGCTATGCGAGCTTCGAGGCCAGTACACGAGTCGTGTGAGCACTTATGGCTCGTGGGAAAGTCATTGGTCCGGACACCATACGTTCCCAAAAGAACAATTCGTCGCTGTGCCCCTTTGACGCACCAATGTCGGCTAAGGGACAATAGCGCCAGATAAACGATTGCATCAGCATTGTTGGGGGCCGCCGAGGTCTCGTTGGCGCATTTGCCCTCCGGGACTCCAGCGCGAAAGAAATAGGCCACGTTACAAAATTACCACCCGGTCAGGCATCTCAGCCACTAAGCTGGAGCGATCATGACGAAAACGTATTTGTTCTAATCAATATTATCTGCGGGGGGAGACATGTTCGATGTCTATCGCAACGGCAAGCGGGACGTGCTCGTCATCAGCAATGGCTCCCAGATGCCCGCGCCCTACTCTTCCAATAAGTGGCGCAAGAGCAGAAGGAGAGTTCTCAAGGTCAGCGACGAAATCAGGGAAACCGTTCTGAGACAGGGCTATTATCTTCGCAGCTTGCGTGCGGATAGGAAGGCGTGATGCAGGCCCATCAGGTCATGGGTCTCAGGTCTTCACTCCGAGTTCGTCCATAACAACGCGTCTGCGCAAATCGTGCGCAGCGACAGTCAAATGCGAGC
This genomic stretch from Bradyrhizobium sp. CCGB12 harbors:
- a CDS encoding ABC transporter substrate-binding protein, producing the protein MKRREFIAAAAALLVSPRRSRAQGKRRRLGFLAVGDGSAQALNQAELVLFDGLRSHGWIDGKNLAIDHRFSQPPDRLPGSVADLIALRPDVLIAAGPRATEALKSATASIPIVFVAVFDPVGLGLVQSLARPGGNVTGLATSQGVTLEKQIDILRELVPGASTVAILVNRGNPMHRLLLAQELPGTARNLGVALPIVEATTADELDTAFASAAAQRADAVIVLGDALTVVEAPRVMALAAKHRLPALHLWRQFANGGLIVYGPDVADLFRRAGGYVDKILKGIKPADLPVEQPTKYQLVINMKTARALGLSVPTSLLLRADEVIE
- a CDS encoding phytochelatin synthase family protein, yielding MRRWRYVSFISLVIAAGLLGAGALVVGQSRVPSGAVASSVTRTPELIERAWHLPVAAKFHRYVDWQSNGSRCGPAAVANAYRSLGEAASTEAKVLAGTGRCWTGVCILGLSLDELAEVARANTSRKVTVLRDLSEDQFLEHLRRSNDPDRRYIVNFERAPIFGAGVGHHSPIGGYLEAEDLVFVLDVNSDYQPWLVEWKRLFVAVNTFDGDKRRGLLLIE